A window from Fragaria vesca subsp. vesca linkage group LG5, FraVesHawaii_1.0, whole genome shotgun sequence encodes these proteins:
- the LOC101311382 gene encoding UDP-N-acetylmuramoyl-L-alanyl-D-glutamate--2,6-diaminopimelate ligase-like: MAFTFLSIPHFLSPQPHFLSLKPQFAALRPSLSPRPLKPLHAIGPDGKYYPDPSDDDPPEAPEDSGHGVSKFQQIQRQASRHQKLQEADFKKHQNTMLSAIADVEDPPEGPAGAEPSSGDDLFGDIDQAIALKRKEFVKQGLLKPNRKAEAAAEELEAEEVVDLEEIDALQGLRVVSEDSEEEGGAKLDSNVSDLDEQVSVSSSLFDMDFDNYGKTRARIVEPKFKMSLAELLDESKVVPISVYGDLEVEITGIQHDSRVVSAGDLFVCCVGRNTDGHLYLSEAIKRGAVAVVASKEIYMEESLGCKALVIVEDTNADLPALAASFYRHPSKNMSVIGITGTNGKTTSAYLIKGMYEAMGLRTGMLSTVAYYVHGDNKLDSPDTTPDAVMVQNMMAKMLHNGAEAVVMEATSHALALSRCDEVDIDIAVFTNLTRDHLDFHVTEEEYREAKGKLFSRMVDPERHRKIVNIDDPNAPFFISQGNPDVPVVTFAMENKNADVYPLKFELSLFETQVLVNTPNGILEISSGLLGRHNIYNILAAVAVGIAVGAPLEDIVRGIEEVDAVPGRCELIDEEQAFGVIVDYAHTPDALSRLLDSVRELGTRRIITVIGCPGESDRGKRPMMAKIATDKSDVTILTSDNPKNEDPLDILDDMLSGIGWTMQEYLKHGEHDYYPPLPNGHRIFLHDIRRVAVRCAVAMGEEGDVVVVAGKGHEAYQIEGDKKEFFDDREECREALQYVDELHQAGIDTSEFPWRLPESH; the protein is encoded by the exons ATGGCCTTCACCTTCCTCTCAATCCCTCACTTTCTCTCTCCTCAGCCCCACTTTCTCTCTCTAAAACCCCAATTCGCCGCCCTCCGACCCTCCCTCTCTCCCCGCCCACTCAAACCCCTCCACGCAATCGGCCCGGACGGCAAGTACTACCCGGACCCCTCCGACGACGACCCGCCGGAAGCCCCGGAGGACTCCGGCCACGGCGTCTCGAAATTCCAGCAAATCCAGCGCCAGGCCTCCCGCCACCAGAAGCTCCAGGAGGCCGACTTCAAGAAGCACCAGAACACCATGCTCTCCGCCATCGCCGACGTCGAGGATCCGCCGGAGGGTCCCGCCGGAGCTGAACCTAGCTCCGGCGACGACCTGTTCGGCGACATCGACCAGGCTATTGCCTTGAAGCGGAAGGAGTTTGTGAAGCAAGGGCTGTTGAAGCCGAACCGTAAGGCGGAGGCGGCGGCGGAGGAGCTGGAGGCGGAGGAGGTGGTGGACTTGGAGGAGATCGATGCGCTTCAGGGGCTCCGGGTTGTTAGTGAGGATTCGGAGGAGGAAGGAGGAGCGAAATTGGATTCAAATGTGAGTGATTTGGATGAACAAGTTTCGGTTTCGAGTTCTTTGTTTGATATGGATTTTGATAATTATGGTAAAACTAGAGCTAGAATAGTGGAGCCGAAGTTTAAAATGAGCTTAGCTGAGCTGTTGGATGAAAGTAAAGTTGTGCCGATTTCGGTGTATGGTGATTTAGAGGTGGAGATAACCGGAATTCAGCATGATTCGAGGGTGGTTAGCGCCGGGGATTTGTTTGTGTGCTGTGTTGGGAGAAATACCGATGGTCATTTGTATTTGAGTGAGGCTATTAAGAGGGGAGCTGTTGCTGTTGTAGCTAGTAAGGAGATATATATGGAGGAGAGTTTGGGGTGCAAGGCATTGGTCATTGTGGAGGATACCAATGCTGATTTGCCGGCATTGGCTGCGTCGTTTTATAGGCATCCGTCGAAGAATATGTCTGTGATTGGGATAACGGGGACGAATGGGAAGACTACGTCTGCGTATTTGATAAAGGGGATGTATGAAGCGATGGGGTTGAGGACAGGGATGTTGAGCACGGTTGCATATTATGTACATGGAGATAACAAGCTGGACTCGCCTGATACGACTCCCGATGCTGTTATGGTTCAAAATATGATGGCCAAGATGCTCCATAATGGGGCAGAAGCAGTTGTCATGGAGGCGACTTCTCATGCGCTAGCTCTGTCTAGGTGTGATGAAGTTGATATTGACATAGCGGTTTTCACAAATTTGACGAGGGACCATTTGGATTTTCATGTGACTGAGGAGGAGTATAGGGAGGCAAAGGGAAAGTTGTTTTCAAGGATGGTTGATCCAGAACGGCATAGGAAAATTGTCAACATTGATGACCCTAATGCACCGTTCTTCATTTCACAAGGGAACCCGGATGTTCCAGTTGTGACCTTTGCCATGGAGAATAAGAACGCAGATGTCTATCCCTTGAAGTTTGAACTTTCCTTGTTTGAGACACAGGTTTTAGTCAATACTCCCAATGGTATATTGGAGATATCATCAGGGTTGCTTGGACGGCATAACATTTACAATATACTGGCTGCAGTAGCAGTTGGGATTGCAGTTGGGGCACCATTAGAAGACATTGTTAGGGGAATTGAAGAGGTTGATGCTGTTCCAGGGAGGTGTGAGTTGATAGACGAGGAACAGGCGTTTGGAGTGATTGTGGATTATGCTCACACTCCTGATGCCTTGTCTAGGCTACTGGATTCTGTACGGGAGCTTGGTACAAGGAGAATTATAACCG TAATCGGTTGTCCTGGGGAGAGTGACAGAGGAAAAAGACCAATGATGGCGAAAATTGCAACAGATAAAAGTGATGTGACAATACTGACGTCTGACAATCCAAAGAATGAAGATCCAT TGGACATCTTGGATGATATGCTGTCTGGGATAGGATGGACAATGCAGGAGTACTTGAAACATGGCGAGCATGATTACTACCCACCTCTTCCAAATGGTCATAGGATTTTCCTGCATGATATAAGACGAGTGGCCGTACGGTGTGCTGTTGCCATGGGTGAGGAAGGTGACGTGGTT GTTGTTGCCGGTAAAGGCCATGAAGCGTATCAGATAGAAGGTGACAAAAAAGAGTTCTTCGATGACAGGGAAGAGTGTCGAGAGGCATTGCAGTATGTTGATGAGCTTCACCAAGCTGGAATTGACACAAGTGAATTCCCATGGAG GTTACCTGAGAGTCATTGA
- the LOC101307202 gene encoding signal peptide peptidase-like 2-like isoform 2, translating to MDLQRLCGLVFVSALILLGCNHSSVEAGDIVHDDASAPKKPGCENDFVLVKVQTWVDGVEASEFVGVGARFGRTIESKEKKFARDVIVVDRGNCKFTTKANNAEAANASAILIINNQKELYKMVCEPDETALDIHIPAVMLPQDAGTTLENMLMSNSVVSVQLYSPQRPVVDIAEVFLWLMAVGTILCASYWSAWSAREAAIEHENLLKDAADEITTAKAPLGASIVDISTTSAVLFVIIASCFLVILYKLMSAWFIELLVVLFCIGGVEGLQTCLVSLLSRWFKRTGEAYIKVPILGAISYLTLAVSPFCIAFAVLWAVFRTISFAWIGQDILGIALIITVLQIVRIPNLKVGTVLLSCAFLYDIFWVFVSKKVFHESVMIVVARGDRSGEDGIPMLLKIPRMFDPWGGYSIIGFGDILLPGLLVAFSLRYDWLASKSLRAGYFLWAMIAYGLGLLITYVALNLMDGHGQPALLYIVPFTLGTLLTLGKKRGDLPILWSRGEPERLCPHVRLEHSQELRDE from the exons ATGGATTTGCAGAGGCTTTGTGGGTTGGTGTTTGTTTCAGCTTTGATTCTACTGGGGTGTAATCACAGCTCTGTAGAAGCTGGGGATATAGTGCATGATGATGCTTCAGCTCCAAAGAAGCCTGGTTGTGAGAACGATTTCGTTTTG GTGAAGGTACAAACTTGGGTTGATGGTGTTGAGGCTAGTGAGTTTGTTGGTGTGGGTGCTAGATTTGGAAGAACCATTGAATCAAAAGAGAAGAAG TTTGCTCGAGATGTCATTGTGGTCGACCGAGGCAACTGCAAATTCACAACCAAAGCAAATAATGCTGAAGCTGCTAATGCCTCAGCTATCCTAATTATAAATAACCAGAAAG AACTTTACAAGATGGTGTGTGAGCCAGATGAAACTGCTCTAGATATACACATACCTGCTGTCATGCTCCCACAGGATGCTGGCACGACCTTGGAAAACATGTTAATGAGCAATTCAGTGG TGTCTGTGCAGTTGTACTCTCCACAACGGCCCGTGGTTGACATTGCAGAAGTATTTTTATGGCTGATGGCAGTTGGCACCATCTTGTGTGCATCTTATTGGTCTGCATGGAGTGCCAGAGAAGCAGCTATTGAACATGAAAATTTGTTAAAG GATGCTGCTGATGAAATAACAACTGCGAAAGCACCTTTAGGTGCTAGTATCGTAGACATCAGCACGACATCAGCAGTCTTGTTCGTCATTATTGCTTCATGCTTTTTGGTCATACTCTACAAGCTTATGTCAGCCTGGTTCATTGAGCTTTTGGTTGTTCTTTTCTGTATAGGTGGTGTAGAG GGCTTGCAAACTTGCTTGGTGTCTCTGTTGTCGAG GTGGTTTAAACGGACTGGAGAGGCATACATCAAAGTACCTATCCTGGGAGCAATCTCATACTTAACGTTGGCTGTTTCTCCATTCTGCATAGCATTTGCTGTTCTCTGGGCAGTTTTTCGCACTATTTCCTTTGCCTGGATTGGCCAAGATATACTG GGAATTGCACTGATAATCACAGTTTTGCAAATTGTTCGTATACCCAATCTCAAG GTGGGTACGGTACTCCTCAGTTGTGCATTTTTGTATGACATCTTTTGGGTCTTTGTTTCTAAGAAGGTGTTCCATGAAAGTGTGATGATTGTG GTAGCTCGTGGTGACAGAAGTGGAGAGGACGGTATTCCAATGCTACTCAAGATCCCCCGCATGTTTGACCCATGGGGTGGTTACAGCATTATAGGATTTGGTGACATCCTATTACCAGGCCTGCTTGTGGCGTTCTCACTCAG GTATGATTGGTTGGCAAGTAAGAGTCTGCGAGCTGGGTACTTCTTGTGGGCAATGATTGCTTATGGATTAG GTCTTCTCATCACATATGTGGCATTAAACTTGATGGATGGGCATGGCCAACCGGCACTACTTTACATTGTTCCTTTTACACTAG GAACTTTATTGACATTAGGGAAAAAGAGAGGTGACTTACCGATTCTGTGGAGTAGAGGAGAACCGGAAAGGCTATGCCCGCATGTCCGACTCGAACACAGTCAAGAACTGAGGGATGAATAA
- the LOC101311098 gene encoding uncharacterized protein LOC101311098, producing MKLDLLTDLDEKSQSMDDKMKNKTQTVDSGMASKRNHNGEKLSTELQMNEKIDSDALKHMQSNSKLVGPLPKKKGKASKTSLSQSLPLQGLKSEAKNGKPSHSVSVEKSLNKLNAAALAEEVHGKKRRGCGCKSTNYEIPQVQKKAAEAIINQKFIDEKYIRADGVNYQSRQLSDALEILNSNKELFIKLLQDPNSLLAKRIEDLRESQAVKHQIKSPSDDDSHFSDRIVVLKPGPNNMQSAEDNVNCSSLQSSYSLRNNRQSEMPANFSFSQIKKKLRHAIGVSRKEQYSKPMDNTLHKSPFEGSKEECKGKGVEIIRRNSPGGGMILSPLDIKKRDNISWGRECGSHIQCETASTSGSDLGNSNISVGHHPRRKESESSLEARLLELLNNGNKDRSHEKQDQKTLERVISFPEYDFLPTRSPVGLSPYSNHQLLYENKWRLQKEKISCSSPTENKHTLHQGETNSLEVPSESESACRTGTMKTVHRGETNSSEGLRTSDCIEKSITMDTNDTIYQRETDPAETVSELNCKDKALDWSTDKANMFEEDEYFKTSIQEQPSTSSPDVFQSPPRIERVEDSASIEDKGEHPSPVSVLEHFFVDAISEPAEEHHSAPLMRSPADPDTSSSSLNEHELISKYIQAVLQAASLDWDEISMMCDSTDQLLDPFLFDTVKLQANQLHCDCMLLFDCIDEVLVDVYRSDLRYFPWLSFIKPNVRQLPIEETVISKVMKYVEWHNSLHPTPRTMQQVVEMDMARSGTWIDIRKDAEDVIFQMVEDVLEELIIETIV from the exons ATGAAGTTGGATTTGCTTACCGATTTGGATGAGAAGAGCCAAAGCATGGAT GACAAGATGAAGAACAAAACTCAAACAGTTGATTCTGGTATGGCAAGTAAAAGAAACCACAATGGGGAGAAGTTGTCCACTGAGCTGCAGATGAATGAGAAAATTGACTCGGACGCATTGAAACATATGCAATCCAATTCAAAACTTGTCGGTCCTTTACCTAAGAAGAAAGGAAAGGCTAGCAAAACTAGTCTATCTCAGTCTTTACCGCTTCAGGGTCTGAAAAGTGAAGCTAAGAATGGAAAACCATCTCATTCAGTTTCAGTAGAAAAATCTTTGAACAAGCTTAACGCGGCAGCACTGGCAGAAGAGGTGCATGGCAAAAAGCGAAGAGGATGTGGTTGCAAAAGTACTAATTATGAGATTCCACAAGTACAGAAGAAAGCAGCTGAGGCCATCATAAATCAGAAATTCATTGATGAAAAGTACATCAGGGCAGATGGGGTGAACTACCAGTCTAGACAACTATCAGATGCATTAGAGATTTTGAATTCTAATAAAGAATTATTCATAAAGCTCCTACAGGACCCGAATTCTCTTCTAGCAAAACGTATTGAAGACCTCAGAGAGTCTCAGGCAGTAAAACATCAGATTAAGTCTCCCTCTGACGATGATTCCCATTTTTCAGACAGAATAGTAGTTCTGAAACCGGGTCCAAATAACATGCAAAGTGCTGAAGACAATGTCAATTGTTCCTCTCTGCAATCTTCTTACAGCTTGAGAAATAACCGTCAGAGTGAAATGCCTGCAAATTTTTCTTTTAGTCAGATAAAGAAGAAGTTGAGACATGCTATAGGGGTAAGCAGAAAAGAGCAATACTCTAAGCCAATGGATAATACATTACATAAATCTCCCTTCGAAGGCTCAAAAGAGGAGTGTAAAGGAAAAGGTGTTGAGATCATTAGAAGAAATTCACCTGGTGGAGGAATGATACTATCTCCTCTTGACATCAAGAAAAGAGACAACATAAGCTGGGGGAGAGAATGTGGATCACATATTCAGTGTGAAACTGCATCAACCAGTGGAAGTGATCTTGGGAACTCAAACATTTCGGTTGGTCACCATCCTAGGCGAAAGGAATCTGAAAGTTCTTTGGAGGCTAGGTTGTTGGAATTGTTAAATAATGGAAACAAGGATAGAAGCCATGAAAAGCAGGATCAGAAAACCCTGGAGAGGGTGATATCATTTCCTGAGTACGACTTCTTACCTACACGTAGTCCTGTAGGACTTTCACCCTACAGCAATCACCAACTGTTATATGAGAACAAGTGGAGGCTTCAGAAAGAAAAGATCAGCTGCTCAAGTCCTACAG AGAATAAACACACCCTGCACCAAGGAGAAACCAATTCTTTAGAAGTACCCTCTGAATCAGAAAGCGCTTGCAGAACTGGTACTATGAAAACTGTCCACCGTGGAGAAACTAATTCTTCGGAAGGTCTAAGAACATCCGATTGCATTGAAAAGTCTATTACCATGGACACTAATGATACCATATACCAAAGAGAAACTGACCCTGCAGAGACAGTGTCTGAACTAAATTGCAAAGACAAGGCTCTTGATTGGAGTACAGATAAAGCAAATATGTTCGAGGAAGATGAATATTTTAAGACCTCCATACAG GAGCAGCCATCTACATCTTCACCTGATGTTTTCCAGTCACCTCCACGAATTGAGAGAGTCGAAGATTCTGCTAGCATCGAAGATAAAGGAGAGCACCCAAGTCCAGTATCTGTACTCGAGCATTTTTTTGTAGATGCCATATCTGAACCTG CTGAAGAGCACCATTCTGCTCCTCTCATGAGGTCCCCCGCGGACCCTGACACTAGTTCCTCTTCTTTGAATGAACATGAATTGATCTCCAAGTATATTCAGGCAGTTCTGCAAGCTGCAAGCTTAGATTGGGATGAAATTTCAATGATGTGCGACTCAACAGACCAACTGCTTGACCCGTTCTTGTTTGACACAGTAAAGCTGCAGGCAAACCAGCTCCATTGTGATTGCATGCTCCTCTTTGACTGTATAGATGAAGTCCTTGTGGATGTATACCGCAGTGATCTACGATATTTCCCTTGGCTGTCATTTATCAAGCCAAATGTTCGACAACTTCCAATTGAGGAAACTGTGATCAGTAAGGTGATGAAGTACGTTGAGTGGCACAACTCACTTCATCCAACACCCCGGACAATGCAGCAGGTTGTTGAGATGGATATGGCACGGTCTGGTACATGGATAGATATTCGGAAGGATGCTGAGGATGTCATTTTTCAGATGGTAGAAGATGTTTTAGAAGAGCTGATAATAGAAACCATAGTTTAG
- the LOC101307202 gene encoding signal peptide peptidase-like 2-like isoform 1 — translation MDLQRLCGLVFVSALILLGCNHSSVEAGDIVHDDASAPKKPGCENDFVLVKVQTWVDGVEASEFVGVGARFGRTIESKEKKANQTRLILSNPRDCCSPPENKFARDVIVVDRGNCKFTTKANNAEAANASAILIINNQKELYKMVCEPDETALDIHIPAVMLPQDAGTTLENMLMSNSVVSVQLYSPQRPVVDIAEVFLWLMAVGTILCASYWSAWSAREAAIEHENLLKDAADEITTAKAPLGASIVDISTTSAVLFVIIASCFLVILYKLMSAWFIELLVVLFCIGGVEGLQTCLVSLLSRWFKRTGEAYIKVPILGAISYLTLAVSPFCIAFAVLWAVFRTISFAWIGQDILGIALIITVLQIVRIPNLKVGTVLLSCAFLYDIFWVFVSKKVFHESVMIVVARGDRSGEDGIPMLLKIPRMFDPWGGYSIIGFGDILLPGLLVAFSLRYDWLASKSLRAGYFLWAMIAYGLGLLITYVALNLMDGHGQPALLYIVPFTLGTLLTLGKKRGDLPILWSRGEPERLCPHVRLEHSQELRDE, via the exons ATGGATTTGCAGAGGCTTTGTGGGTTGGTGTTTGTTTCAGCTTTGATTCTACTGGGGTGTAATCACAGCTCTGTAGAAGCTGGGGATATAGTGCATGATGATGCTTCAGCTCCAAAGAAGCCTGGTTGTGAGAACGATTTCGTTTTG GTGAAGGTACAAACTTGGGTTGATGGTGTTGAGGCTAGTGAGTTTGTTGGTGTGGGTGCTAGATTTGGAAGAACCATTGAATCAAAAGAGAAGAAGGCAAACCAAACTCGCCTTATTCTTTCAAATCCTCGAGATTGCTGCAGTCCACCGGAAAATAAG TTTGCTCGAGATGTCATTGTGGTCGACCGAGGCAACTGCAAATTCACAACCAAAGCAAATAATGCTGAAGCTGCTAATGCCTCAGCTATCCTAATTATAAATAACCAGAAAG AACTTTACAAGATGGTGTGTGAGCCAGATGAAACTGCTCTAGATATACACATACCTGCTGTCATGCTCCCACAGGATGCTGGCACGACCTTGGAAAACATGTTAATGAGCAATTCAGTGG TGTCTGTGCAGTTGTACTCTCCACAACGGCCCGTGGTTGACATTGCAGAAGTATTTTTATGGCTGATGGCAGTTGGCACCATCTTGTGTGCATCTTATTGGTCTGCATGGAGTGCCAGAGAAGCAGCTATTGAACATGAAAATTTGTTAAAG GATGCTGCTGATGAAATAACAACTGCGAAAGCACCTTTAGGTGCTAGTATCGTAGACATCAGCACGACATCAGCAGTCTTGTTCGTCATTATTGCTTCATGCTTTTTGGTCATACTCTACAAGCTTATGTCAGCCTGGTTCATTGAGCTTTTGGTTGTTCTTTTCTGTATAGGTGGTGTAGAG GGCTTGCAAACTTGCTTGGTGTCTCTGTTGTCGAG GTGGTTTAAACGGACTGGAGAGGCATACATCAAAGTACCTATCCTGGGAGCAATCTCATACTTAACGTTGGCTGTTTCTCCATTCTGCATAGCATTTGCTGTTCTCTGGGCAGTTTTTCGCACTATTTCCTTTGCCTGGATTGGCCAAGATATACTG GGAATTGCACTGATAATCACAGTTTTGCAAATTGTTCGTATACCCAATCTCAAG GTGGGTACGGTACTCCTCAGTTGTGCATTTTTGTATGACATCTTTTGGGTCTTTGTTTCTAAGAAGGTGTTCCATGAAAGTGTGATGATTGTG GTAGCTCGTGGTGACAGAAGTGGAGAGGACGGTATTCCAATGCTACTCAAGATCCCCCGCATGTTTGACCCATGGGGTGGTTACAGCATTATAGGATTTGGTGACATCCTATTACCAGGCCTGCTTGTGGCGTTCTCACTCAG GTATGATTGGTTGGCAAGTAAGAGTCTGCGAGCTGGGTACTTCTTGTGGGCAATGATTGCTTATGGATTAG GTCTTCTCATCACATATGTGGCATTAAACTTGATGGATGGGCATGGCCAACCGGCACTACTTTACATTGTTCCTTTTACACTAG GAACTTTATTGACATTAGGGAAAAAGAGAGGTGACTTACCGATTCTGTGGAGTAGAGGAGAACCGGAAAGGCTATGCCCGCATGTCCGACTCGAACACAGTCAAGAACTGAGGGATGAATAA